A genomic stretch from Anaerolinea thermophila UNI-1 includes:
- a CDS encoding DUF456 domain-containing protein, translating into MEFTELLRYSFYAIILSVMLFGLLGLIIPILPGLVIIWVAALVFGIVEGFSSAGWVFFAAMTVLMLVGSVIDNFIMGASARQKGAPWTTILVALVLGIVGSVLLPPFGGVIAALLGLFGLEYYRQRDWRKALDTTTGMAVGCGGAVLIRAGMGVIMIILWLIWALRF; encoded by the coding sequence ATGGAATTTACGGAACTGCTACGCTACTCGTTTTATGCCATCATCCTCTCGGTGATGCTCTTTGGGTTACTGGGGCTGATCATCCCTATCCTGCCCGGACTGGTAATTATCTGGGTTGCTGCGCTGGTTTTCGGCATCGTTGAGGGCTTTTCCTCCGCAGGATGGGTTTTCTTTGCCGCCATGACTGTGCTGATGCTGGTCGGAAGTGTCATTGACAACTTCATCATGGGTGCCAGTGCCCGCCAGAAAGGCGCGCCGTGGACAACTATCCTGGTAGCCCTGGTGCTGGGCATTGTGGGCAGTGTCCTTTTGCCCCCCTTTGGCGGGGTCATTGCTGCCCTGCTGGGGCTGTTCGGGCTGGAGTATTACCGCCAGCGAGACTGGCGCAAAGCGCTGGATACCACCACCGGCATGGCAGTAGGATGCGGCGGCGCAGTGCTGATTCGCGCCGGTATGGGGGTGATCATGATTATCCTGTGGTTGATCTGGGCGTTGCGCTTCTAA
- a CDS encoding PHP domain-containing protein, with translation MKIDLHVHCSERSSCAVSNAESQIRAAIEHGLDAIAFTDHFRLVPSGELAAFNEQFAPFRVYSGIEITADKEDWLVFGVQDPRIERRLWTYPDLWHFVRDRGGVIILAHPFRWEPLIHVDLEKYPPDGVEFRSHNTPVERQEDIIRLACQYGLGLFQNSDSHHVRMMGQYYNELPGYPDGETALLESLRALKTLTPCAEKQRR, from the coding sequence TTGAAAATTGATTTACATGTTCATTGCAGTGAGCGTTCCTCGTGCGCGGTGAGCAATGCCGAGAGCCAGATTCGCGCCGCCATTGAACACGGGCTGGATGCCATCGCCTTTACCGACCATTTTCGCCTGGTGCCTTCAGGTGAACTGGCTGCGTTTAACGAGCAATTTGCTCCATTTCGTGTTTACAGTGGAATTGAGATTACCGCGGATAAAGAGGACTGGCTCGTCTTTGGGGTTCAGGACCCCAGAATTGAACGCCGTTTGTGGACGTACCCGGATTTGTGGCACTTTGTGCGTGACCGCGGTGGGGTGATCATCCTGGCGCACCCCTTCCGCTGGGAACCGCTTATCCATGTGGATTTGGAAAAATATCCTCCCGATGGCGTGGAGTTCCGTTCGCACAACACTCCAGTGGAACGCCAGGAGGACATCATCCGCCTGGCTTGTCAGTATGGCTTGGGATTGTTTCAAAATTCCGACTCCCATCATGTACGCATGATGGGGCAGTACTATAACGAACTCCCCGGTTACCCGGATGGAGAGACCGCGCTTCTGGAAAGCCTGCGTGCCCTTAAGACCTTGACCCCCTGCGCTGAAAAACAACGGAGATGA